One part of the Pecten maximus chromosome 1, xPecMax1.1, whole genome shotgun sequence genome encodes these proteins:
- the LOC117327395 gene encoding uncharacterized protein LOC117327395 yields MVRNAIIALTFIAAGYILQRHNVTDKDVALHHYQYFFLMIITLSVIGIIFGVVMNVMDIRKESALNARICKWQQSNIETIGLISMEEPANTYYGNNDANESDECSMDGM; encoded by the exons ATGGTGAGGAACGCAATAATAGCACTGACCTTCATTGCAGCTGGTTATATACTACAGAGACACAACGT GACAGACAAAGATGTGGCACTCCACCACTACCAGTATTTCTTCCTTATGATAATAACCTTGTCGGTCATTGGGATAATATTCGGAGTTGTGATGAATGTTATGGATATCCGAAAG GAAAGCGCTTTGAATGCAAGGATATGTAAATGGCAACAATCTAATATAGAAACCATAGGACTAATATCGATGGAGGAACCCGCCAACACGTACTATGGTAATAACGACGCCAACGAGAGTGATGAATGTTCAATGGATGGAATGTGA